Proteins encoded together in one Vigna angularis cultivar LongXiaoDou No.4 chromosome 5, ASM1680809v1, whole genome shotgun sequence window:
- the LOC108339293 gene encoding uncharacterized protein LOC108339293, producing the protein MVGFKRCIICRRKGHYVRDCPTVRRTDPQTHQAERFQSRGGARPQVSGCVYASTRSEAASSGNLIIGCCLLFGKPCCVLLDSRETHSFIPEACVEKMGLSIGELQFDLVVSTPASGLVRISTVCDKCPVVVEGHCGEKKLLFHEEEVSVLLSSGQVWQELNGVSCCFLVLTHMEVEQCGQSLDHSLVSDFLDVYPKEVPWLPP; encoded by the exons ATGGTTGGGTTCAAGAGGTGCATCATCTGTAGAAGAAAGGGCCACTATGTTAGAGATTGTCCTACGGTCAGAAGGACAGATCCACAGACACATCAGGCTGAGAGATTTCAGTCGAGAGGCGGTGCTAGACCTCAGGTGTCAGGTTGTGTTTATGCTTCCACTAGGTCGGAGGCAGCTAGTTCAGGTAACCTCATTATtggttgttgtttgttatttggAAAACCTTGTTGTGTGTTGCTTGACTCGAGGGAAACACATTCTTTTATACCAGAGGCTTGTGTTGAAAAGATGGGGTTGTCAATAGGAGAACTACAGTTTGATCTGGTGGTATCTACACCAGCTTCTGGTTTGGTCAGGATATCTACGGTGTGTGATAAATGTCCAGTAGTGGTGGAAGGGC acTGCGGTGAGAAGAAGTTGTTGTTTCATGAGGAAGAAGTATCAGTATTGTTGTCTTCGGGTCAGGTGTGGCAAGAGTTGAATGGAGTTTCTTGTTGTTTTCTGGTTTTGACACACATGGAAGTGGAACAGTGTGGCCAGAGTTTGGATCACTCTCTTGTGAGTGATTTTCTCGATGTGTATCCTAAGGAAGTGCCATGGTTGCCTCCTTAG